A genomic region of Luteibacter aegosomatissinici contains the following coding sequences:
- a CDS encoding MFS transporter — translation MSSISHAPHNAVDVAENDVRRQHQASHAAVAPNEIAVGVVIGRASEYFDFFTYGIASVLVFPSVFFPFLNQVDGILLAFAIFSFAFIARPFGTTLFMAIQRNFGRSTKLTASLFLLGTSTVCIAFLPVNHTGGYTVIFILGLLRFLQGIALGGSWDGLPSLLALNAPKNRRGWFAMLGQLGAPVGFLIAGSLFLFLNTQLSREDFLDWGWRFPFFVAFAINVVALFARLRLVVTEEYTQALEEWVLEPIGTIDLMHAQGYNLFIGAFAALASYALFHLVTVFPLSWIAISRSQDINNVLIVQIIGAFVAILATVASGVIADKIGRRNTLGTMAALIGLFAIATPFLLNGGRLGQDTFLVVGFALLGLSYGQAAGTVTANFEKRFRYTGAALTTDFAWLIGAAFAPLVALGLSQRFGLVAVSAYLLSGVVCTLLALRINKALETERVKPAA, via the coding sequence ATGTCGAGCATTTCACACGCCCCTCACAACGCCGTTGACGTCGCTGAAAACGATGTCCGGCGGCAGCACCAGGCAAGCCATGCCGCGGTGGCTCCCAACGAGATCGCCGTAGGGGTGGTTATTGGCCGAGCCTCTGAATACTTTGACTTTTTCACGTACGGCATCGCCTCGGTGCTGGTCTTCCCGTCGGTCTTCTTTCCCTTCCTCAACCAGGTCGATGGCATCCTCCTGGCCTTTGCCATCTTCTCCTTCGCCTTCATAGCGCGGCCCTTTGGTACCACGCTGTTCATGGCAATCCAGCGAAATTTCGGCCGCAGTACCAAGCTGACCGCCTCTCTGTTCCTTTTGGGCACTTCCACGGTGTGCATCGCCTTCCTGCCGGTGAACCACACGGGGGGCTACACCGTCATCTTCATCCTCGGGCTGCTCCGGTTCTTGCAGGGCATTGCGCTGGGCGGCTCCTGGGATGGCCTGCCCTCCCTGCTGGCCCTTAACGCCCCGAAAAACCGCCGCGGCTGGTTCGCCATGCTGGGCCAGTTGGGCGCCCCGGTGGGGTTCCTCATCGCCGGCTCGCTGTTCCTGTTCCTCAATACCCAGCTGTCCCGCGAGGATTTCCTCGACTGGGGCTGGCGCTTCCCGTTCTTCGTGGCATTCGCCATCAACGTGGTGGCCCTGTTCGCCCGCCTGCGCCTGGTGGTCACCGAGGAATACACCCAGGCCCTCGAGGAATGGGTGCTGGAGCCGATCGGTACCATCGACCTGATGCATGCCCAGGGCTACAACCTGTTCATTGGCGCCTTTGCCGCCCTGGCCAGCTATGCCCTGTTCCACCTGGTGACGGTGTTCCCGCTGAGCTGGATCGCCATCAGCCGCTCGCAAGACATCAATAACGTATTGATCGTGCAGATTATTGGTGCGTTCGTGGCGATCCTGGCCACGGTGGCCTCGGGCGTCATCGCCGACAAGATCGGCCGCCGGAACACGTTGGGCACCATGGCGGCACTCATCGGCCTGTTCGCCATCGCCACGCCGTTCCTGCTCAATGGCGGCCGCCTGGGCCAGGATACGTTCCTGGTGGTGGGCTTCGCCCTGCTCGGCCTCTCCTACGGCCAGGCGGCCGGCACGGTCACCGCCAACTTCGAAAAGCGCTTCCGCTATACGGGTGCCGCGCTGACCACCGATTTCGCCTGGCTGATCGGCGCGGCCTTTGCCCCGCTGGTGGCGCTGGGCCTGTCCCAGCGGTTCGGGCTGGTGGCCGTCAGCGCCTACCTCCTCTCCGGCGTGGTCTGCACGTTGCTGGCCTTGCGCATCAACAAGGCGCTGGAAACCGAGCGGGTGAAGCCAGCCGCCTGA
- the cyoA gene encoding ubiquinol oxidase subunit II — protein sequence MKMLRGLLIPALALLLSGCDAVLFSPSGDVARQQRDLIFISVVLMLIIIVPVIFLILLFAWKYRAGSKAAERDYDPDWNHSTVLELIVWSAPLMIIIALGAVTWTSTHKLDPYRPLDQISQGRPIAAGTKPLVVDVVALDWKWLFIYPEQGIATVNEMAAPVDRPIEFRITASNVMNAFFVPSLAGMIYAMPGMETKLNAVMNKTGDFEGISANYSGAGFSDMRFRFHSLSDADFDAWVAKAKASGDALDRDDYLKLEQPSEREPVHYYGSVAEGLYDRILNRCVEANRMCSSDMMALDKAGGQGIVGTYNVTSLDAPTRSRLGLNDDGRRYVGALCAARGATGEAMTPAGRPL from the coding sequence ATGAAGATGTTGCGCGGATTGCTGATCCCCGCCCTGGCCCTGCTTTTGTCAGGCTGTGACGCCGTCCTTTTCTCCCCCTCGGGTGATGTCGCCCGCCAGCAGCGGGACCTGATCTTCATTTCCGTGGTGCTGATGCTGATCATCATCGTCCCGGTCATCTTCCTCATCCTGCTGTTCGCCTGGAAGTACCGCGCGGGCAGCAAGGCGGCGGAGCGCGATTACGACCCGGACTGGAACCACTCCACGGTCCTGGAGCTGATCGTCTGGTCGGCCCCCCTGATGATCATCATCGCCCTGGGCGCGGTGACCTGGACCAGCACGCACAAGCTGGACCCGTACCGCCCGCTTGACCAGATCAGCCAGGGCCGCCCCATTGCCGCCGGCACCAAGCCGCTGGTGGTCGATGTCGTGGCGCTGGACTGGAAGTGGCTGTTCATCTACCCGGAGCAGGGCATCGCCACGGTGAACGAGATGGCCGCCCCGGTCGATCGCCCGATCGAATTCCGCATCACGGCCTCCAACGTGATGAATGCCTTCTTCGTCCCCAGCCTGGCCGGCATGATCTACGCCATGCCGGGCATGGAGACCAAGCTCAACGCCGTGATGAACAAGACCGGCGATTTCGAAGGCATCTCGGCCAATTACAGCGGCGCGGGCTTCTCCGACATGCGCTTCCGCTTCCACAGCCTGAGCGATGCCGATTTCGACGCCTGGGTGGCCAAGGCCAAGGCCAGCGGCGATGCACTCGATCGCGACGACTACCTGAAGCTGGAACAGCCCAGCGAGCGCGAGCCCGTGCATTACTACGGCTCGGTGGCCGAAGGCCTGTACGACCGCATCCTCAATCGTTGCGTCGAAGCCAACCGCATGTGCTCCAGCGACATGATGGCGCTGGACAAGGCCGGCGGACAGGGCATCGTGGGCACGTACAACGTGACCTCGCTGGATGCCCCCACACGCTCGCGCCTTGGCCTGAACGATGATGGTCGCCGCTACGTGGGCGCCCTGTGCGCCGCCCGCGGCGCCACCGGTGAAGCCATGACGCCCGCCGGACGCCCGCTCTAA